The Burkholderia ambifaria AMMD genome contains the following window.
AATAGTGGATCGCCGGCGCGACCGACTTCTCGTCGGTCACGTCGCGGTCCGCAGCGAGCGCCAGCGTTTCAAGCTTGTATCCCATGTCGTCCTCGGATCGTTCGTTGTGTCGCGTTCATGCGGCGCCCGTCAAGCACGCACGCTGCCCAGATGGCGATTCAGCAAACCTTCGACGCGCTTGAGCACGGTCGAAAGCACAGCCGTGATACCGACGTACACGATGCCGGCCAGCATCAGCGCGTCGGTCGTATAGGTTTCGATCGAGATGCGTCGCGCGACACCGGTCAGGTCGAGCACGGTGATCGTGCTGGCAAGCGCGGTCGACTTCAGTTGCAGCACGATCTCATTGCCGAGCGTCGGTGCGACGATGCCGATCGCGCGCGGCACGATCACGAACCAGGTGAGCATGAAGCGGCTCATCCCGAACGCGAGCGCGGCCTCCTTCTCGCCGGCGGGAACGCCGGCGATCCCGCCGCGGATGTCTTCAGCCATGTACGCCGCGAGATTGAGCGTCAGCGCGCACAACGCACACGAGAACGATCCGCCGACCAGCAGCCACAGAGGCGACGCGCGCACGATCGAGAACTGCGCGAGCCCGTAATACAGCACGAAAATCTGCACCAGCAGCGGCGTGCCGCGAAACACCGACATGAACAGGCGGGTCGGTGTCGACAGCCACCGGCATGCCGACGTGCGCGCGACAGCCAGCGGCACCGCGAGCGCGAACGCGAGCGTGCATGACAGCACCAGCAGTTCGAGCGTGATCCATATGCCGCGCGCGACGTCCGGGCCGGACTGCACGATGAGGGAAAGAAAGTCGTTCATCACGTAGCCCCCGTCAGATGCGTTTTGCGTAACCGCGGCCCGCGATGCGCTCGAGCCATGCGAACACGGGGTTGGATACAACGAGAAATCCGAAATAGACGATGCCGACCGTCACGTAGAAGACGAATGGCTGCTTGGTGAACTGCGCGGCGATATTGGCCTTGCGCAGCATGTCCTCGAGCCCGACGATCGACACCAGCGACGTGTCCTTCAGCAAGTTCTGCCACATGTTGTTCAGGCTCGGCAGGCAGATGCGCCACGCCTGCGGCAGGCGCACGTGCCACAGTGTCTGCAGGCGTGTCATCCCGTACGCGCGCGCGGCCTCGATCTGTCCGGCCGGCACCGCGATGAACGCGCCGCGGAACATCTCCGAGGAGTAGGCGCCGAACACCACGGCGAGCGCGATCACGCCGGCGGAGAACGGGCTGATGACAAAGGCGCCATCGAATTGCGCGTTGAGCAGATGCGACAGCCCGAAGTAGCAGATCAACAGGATCAGGAACTCGGGAATGCCGCGCAGGAAATTGGTCAACGCATAGGTCGCATGTCTGAGCCACCCCAGGCTCGACAGTTTTGCCGATGCACCGGCGATGCCGAGCAGCATGCCGACGCACAGCGCGGCGACTGCAAGCTCCAGCGTGACGAGCGCGCCAGCCGCGATCTGCGCGCCGTAGTTCACCAAGATGTCCATCGTAATATCGCTCCTTGTGAGCCCGATTCGCGCAGGCCGCCGTCCGGCGCCCGCGCGGTACCGATGCGCAGTTATTGCGGCGCGATGCTGAACGGGAAATAGCGCTTGTTGGCTGCGGCGAACGTGCCATCCGCCTGCACCTGCGCGATGCCTTTGTCGAACAGCGCCTTCAGCGGCGCGTCGCCCTTGCGTACCGCGATCGCCGTACCGTCGCCGAAGATCTCCGCATCGGCGATCGGCTTGCCGACGAAGTCGAAGCCTTCCTTCCTGCCGGCCTTCGTCAGCCAGTCGTACGCGACCGTGTTGTCGGCAAACACCGCATCGACGCGTCCGGCCTCGAGATCGAGCCAGGCTTCGTCGAGCGTCTGATAGACCTTCACGTTGATCCCCGACTTGCTCGCCGGCAGGCGGCGGCGCAGATAGGATTCGTGCGTCGACGCCGTCTGAACGCCGATCGTCTTGCCGCGCAGCGTGGCGGCGTTGTCCGTGACGCCCGAGCCCTGCTTCGCGACGAACTGCACGGGCGCCGTCGTGAAGATGCGCGTGAAGTCCACCGACTGCTCACGCTCCGGCGTCTTCGACATTTGCGCGAGCACCGCATCGATCTGCTTCGCCTTGAGTGCCGGAATCAGCGCGTCGAAATCCATCGTCACCCACTGGCACTTGACCTTCATCGTGTCGCACATCTTCTTGCCGATATCGATCTCCATGCCCTGCAGCTTGCCTGATGCATCCTTGTATTCGAACGGCGCGTAATCGGCGAGCGTGCCGACCCGCACGACCTGCTCGGCATGCGCGACCGATCCGAGCAATGCCGCGCCCACGCACAGCGACTGAAGCAGCTTCTTCATGATGTCCTCTCCGGTTGGCATTGAATCCGCATCAAATGATGCTGGACAGAAACTTCTGGAAACGCGGTGATTTCTGGCTCGCGAACACCTCATCGGGACTGCCGTCTTCCTCGATTCGTCCCTGGTGGACGAACACGACGCGGTTCGCGACTTCGCGCGCAAACCCCATCTCGTGTGTGACGACGAGCATCGTGCGTCCCTCGTCGGCCAGCGAGCGCATCACTTTCAATACTTCGCCGACGAGCTCCGGATCGAGTGCCGACGTCGGCTCGTCGAACAGCATCACGTCGGGGTCGGTCGCGAGCGCTCGTGCAATCGCAACGCGCTGCTGCTGGCCGCCCGACAGCTGGTTCGGATAGTGTTCGCACTTGCCGGCGAGCCCGACGCGTTCGAGCATCGCAATCGCCTTGTCGCGGGCGTCGCGCTTCGGCACGCCGAGCACGCGCACCGGCACGAACATCACGTTCTGCAGCACGGTCATGTGTGCCCAGAGATTGAACTGCTGGAACACCATCGCGAGCTTGCGGCGCACGCGCATCACCTGCCGCGCGTCGGCCGCGACGAGCGCGCCGTCGCGGCCCGCCTGTTTCAGCGCGAGCGTTTCGCCATTCACGCAGATCCGGCCACGGTCGGGCATTTCCAGCAAGTTGATGCACCTGAGGAACGTACTTTTGCCCGACCCGCTGCTGCCGAGGATCGACACAACCTCGTGATTCCTCGCGGTCAACGAGATGCCCTTCAGCACCTCGACACCGCCAAACGACTTGTGAATATCCTCGACCACCAGCGCGTCAGCCGCCGGTTTGCATGCAGGAATTGCTGCTGGCATCCTCGACTCCTTCTTCGATACGTTGCTCACACCGCTCCGGTTCGCGCCGCGCCGGCCCGCGAGGGGCCCGCGCTTGCGCATCAGCTCGACAGCCACCGGTTGCGCCTGAAGCAGACCACCTTCGGCTGCGTCATTTCCGTCATCGCGAACCGAACGCCTTCGCGGCCCAGCGACCCATGCTTGAATCCGCCGAACGGCATGCCGTCGAAGCGGTAATCGGACGAATCGTTGATCATCACGCCGCCCGCCTGCAGGCGCTCGGCCGCGCCGAGCGCCACCTCCAGGCTGCCGGTGAACACGCCTGCATGCAGGCAGCTCTCCGACGCGTTGGCCGCGTCGAACGCCTGCTGCAGGTCGGCGAATTTCTCGATCGTCACGACCGGCGCGAATACCTCGTCGGTCCATACGCGCGCGTCGTGCGGCACGTCCGCGAGCACCGTCGGTTCGTACAGTGCCCCGCGCCGCCGATGGCCGGTCAGCACTGTCGCGCCACACGACACGGCTTCGTCGACCCAGCGTTCGATACGGATCGCCTGTTCCTCGCCGATCATCGGCCCCATGTCGGTCGCGTCGTCCAGCGGATCGCCGACGACCATCCTGCCGGTCAGTTCGACGAAATACCGGACGAACGGCTCGTACGCGGCTTCGGCGACGAAGATTCGCTGCGTGCCGATGCAGTTCTGTCCTGCGGCCCAGAATGCGCCCGACACGCACGATTCGGCGGCATCCTTCAGGTCGCAGTCGGCCATGACGATCACGGGCGCATTTCCGCCCAGGTCCATCGCGATCTTCTTGAGGCCGGCATCGCGTGTGATGGCTTCGCCGGTCTGCGGGCCGCCCGTGAAGGTCACCATCCGGATCCGCCGGTCGCGCACCAGAGCGGATGCGATCTCCGCGCCGCCGTGCACAACCTGCAGCGCGTCGCGCGGCGCACCGGCTTCCCACAGCACCTCGACGAGCGCCTGTGCGGACAGCGGCGCGAGCAACGAGGGCTTCAGGATGACCGCGTTGCCGGTCGCAATCGCAGGTCCAAGCTTGTGTGCAACGAGGTTCAGCGGGTCGTTGAACGGTGTGATCGCGAGAATTACGCCCAGCGGTTCCAGCGTGTAATAGCCGCTGCGATCCTCGGAGCCGGGATACCCGTCGAACGGGATCGTCTCGCCGGTGAGTCGTTTCGCTTCCTCGCCCGACAGGCGCAGCGTGTTCACGCAGCGCGCGACTTCCTTGCGGGCCTGCCGCAGCGGCTTGCCCGCTTCGAGCGCGATCGTGCGTGCAAATGTCTCCGCTTGTGCCTCCACGCTCGCGGCCGCGCGAAACAGGATGTCGGCGCGCTGGCTACGTGGCATGGCTGCGGCTGCACGCGCGCCATCGAGCGCGCGCTCGACGAGGGCCGGCGCCGCGTCGGCACGCGACAGACGGACCTGGCCGACGATCGAGCCGTCATAGGGCGACCGAACCTCGGCTACGCCGGCTCCCGTGCAGTCGGTCATCACCGCATCGCGCGCGCTCATGCGGCCACCTCGTGCGAGGCTGCACCAATCCTGTCGGCGAGTTCGATCAGATCGGAGAGGATCGCAAACGCCGTTTCCTCGCGCCCCGCACCGGGCCCGCTGATCGTCACCCCGCCGAGCACGTCGGTGTCGAACGTGATCGCGTTCGTCACGCCGCTCGCGGCAAGCAACGGATGCCCGGCAGGCAGCTTGCGCGGTTCGACGCTCGCGGTGACGGTGCCGTCCGGATGGCGGACGGCAGAACCGATCAGCCGCCAGGACATGCGCTCCGCCGCCGCTGCGCGCACGTCGTGCTCGGTCAGTTCGACGATGCCGCGGCACGTCACATCGCCCCGCTTGAGGCCGGCATTCCACAGCGCGTTCGCCAGAATGACGACTTTCAGCTGTACGTCCGAACCGTTGACGTCGGCCGCCGGGTTCGCCTCCGCATAGCCGCGCTGCTGCGCATCCCGGATCGCCGCATCGAAGCTCGCGCCGGCCTCGACCTCACCGAGCACGTAATTCGACGTGCCGTTCAGGATGCCGGCGAAGCCGTTGATGTCGCAGCCGCGCAGCGAGGTCGCGAGTTGCCGCAGCACCGGCGTGCCGCTCATCACCGTGCCCTCGTACATCACGCAAGCACCCGATTGCGCGGCGATCCGCGCCAGCGCCGGCTGCGCGAGCGCGATCGGCCCCTTGTTGGTCGTGATCACGTGCTTGCCGCATTCGAGCGCGGTACGGCAATGCGACAGCGCAGGCTCACCGGTGTTCGGATCAGTGAAGGTCGCCTCGATGACGACATCCACGTGTTCCGACGCGATGGCCTTCAGCACCGCA
Protein-coding sequences here:
- a CDS encoding ABC transporter permease, whose amino-acid sequence is MNDFLSLIVQSGPDVARGIWITLELLVLSCTLAFALAVPLAVARTSACRWLSTPTRLFMSVFRGTPLLVQIFVLYYGLAQFSIVRASPLWLLVGGSFSCALCALTLNLAAYMAEDIRGGIAGVPAGEKEAALAFGMSRFMLTWFVIVPRAIGIVAPTLGNEIVLQLKSTALASTITVLDLTGVARRISIETYTTDALMLAGIVYVGITAVLSTVLKRVEGLLNRHLGSVRA
- a CDS encoding ABC transporter permease, producing MDILVNYGAQIAAGALVTLELAVAALCVGMLLGIAGASAKLSSLGWLRHATYALTNFLRGIPEFLILLICYFGLSHLLNAQFDGAFVISPFSAGVIALAVVFGAYSSEMFRGAFIAVPAGQIEAARAYGMTRLQTLWHVRLPQAWRICLPSLNNMWQNLLKDTSLVSIVGLEDMLRKANIAAQFTKQPFVFYVTVGIVYFGFLVVSNPVFAWLERIAGRGYAKRI
- a CDS encoding transporter substrate-binding domain-containing protein, producing the protein MKKLLQSLCVGAALLGSVAHAEQVVRVGTLADYAPFEYKDASGKLQGMEIDIGKKMCDTMKVKCQWVTMDFDALIPALKAKQIDAVLAQMSKTPEREQSVDFTRIFTTAPVQFVAKQGSGVTDNAATLRGKTIGVQTASTHESYLRRRLPASKSGINVKVYQTLDEAWLDLEAGRVDAVFADNTVAYDWLTKAGRKEGFDFVGKPIADAEIFGDGTAIAVRKGDAPLKALFDKGIAQVQADGTFAAANKRYFPFSIAPQ
- a CDS encoding ABC transporter ATP-binding protein → MPAAIPACKPAADALVVEDIHKSFGGVEVLKGISLTARNHEVVSILGSSGSGKSTFLRCINLLEMPDRGRICVNGETLALKQAGRDGALVAADARQVMRVRRKLAMVFQQFNLWAHMTVLQNVMFVPVRVLGVPKRDARDKAIAMLERVGLAGKCEHYPNQLSGGQQQRVAIARALATDPDVMLFDEPTSALDPELVGEVLKVMRSLADEGRTMLVVTHEMGFAREVANRVVFVHQGRIEEDGSPDEVFASQKSPRFQKFLSSII
- a CDS encoding aldehyde dehydrogenase family protein translates to MSARDAVMTDCTGAGVAEVRSPYDGSIVGQVRLSRADAAPALVERALDGARAAAAMPRSQRADILFRAAASVEAQAETFARTIALEAGKPLRQARKEVARCVNTLRLSGEEAKRLTGETIPFDGYPGSEDRSGYYTLEPLGVILAITPFNDPLNLVAHKLGPAIATGNAVILKPSLLAPLSAQALVEVLWEAGAPRDALQVVHGGAEIASALVRDRRIRMVTFTGGPQTGEAITRDAGLKKIAMDLGGNAPVIVMADCDLKDAAESCVSGAFWAAGQNCIGTQRIFVAEAAYEPFVRYFVELTGRMVVGDPLDDATDMGPMIGEEQAIRIERWVDEAVSCGATVLTGHRRRGALYEPTVLADVPHDARVWTDEVFAPVVTIEKFADLQQAFDAANASESCLHAGVFTGSLEVALGAAERLQAGGVMINDSSDYRFDGMPFGGFKHGSLGREGVRFAMTEMTQPKVVCFRRNRWLSS
- a CDS encoding homoserine dehydrogenase yields the protein MELKLALVGFGGVNQGLVELLKKKRAMLGAAGLDVSVTVVADLRLGIATNPRGIALDVLDETARRGVDAEALRRDPGTLVSPDVGLGAVLKAIASEHVDVVIEATFTDPNTGEPALSHCRTALECGKHVITTNKGPIALAQPALARIAAQSGACVMYEGTVMSGTPVLRQLATSLRGCDINGFAGILNGTSNYVLGEVEAGASFDAAIRDAQQRGYAEANPAADVNGSDVQLKVVILANALWNAGLKRGDVTCRGIVELTEHDVRAAAAERMSWRLIGSAVRHPDGTVTASVEPRKLPAGHPLLAASGVTNAITFDTDVLGGVTISGPGAGREETAFAILSDLIELADRIGAASHEVAA